In Candidatus Tiamatella incendiivivens, the sequence CTTGGAAGTAGAAGTACTCTCCATGAAAGTCCTTAAGATAGAAAGAGCGTTCATTATCCAGACTGTTGCTCTAGCGGATCCTGGAAGAATAGCTGAAATCATAGTTAAAACGGTTGAAGGCAAAATACATATGAACCACTGTTTCGCGGTTAAAACTGTTAGAAGAGGAGCATACAGTTTTACTAGTATAAATAATGCAGTGGGAATAACAATAAAGGGAAAGACAGATGCCCGTGTAAATCTAACTAAATCAAATGTTGTAATAAGGGTAGAGATTATAGAAGAAAGCCTACATGACAATATACCCGGGATCTCTTCTCCTGTAGAAATACCGGGATAAGAAGATGTTATATAATTATGCCAAGAAAATACACCAATCGTACTCGAACCGGGAGGAAATTATGTTACCCATGAAAAAGAGTATCTGGGTAAAATGTTTTCAAATGGTAAGAGTAAACATCCTAGCAGGCTCTAGAGAAGGAATATCCGTAGGCGTTTATCGTATAGCTAACAAAGTCATAGAGTTGTGCCTAGAATAATCTTCTCAACAGAGTATGTAGTGGTATCTGGTTTAATAGCTATAATGACAATGATATACGATTGGGTAGAAGACGTTGAGTAAGAAAGCGATTATACTAGCAGCAGGTAAAGGCGAACGCCTACGTCCTCTTACATCAACAAGGCCAAAGCCGTCAATACCTATAGGAGGAGAACCGATTATATGCAAGCATATCAGAGCCTTATCCTCGATTGCTGATTCTATAGTAATTGTAGTAAGTTACATGAAAGAAAAGCTTGTTGAAACTGTAGAATTATGTAAGGAATACTCGCTTAATCCCTCAAGTATTCTTATAAAATTTGTAGATCAACCGCAAGAACTTGGAACAGGTCATGCAGTAAAGGTAGGATTGCAAGAGGTAATAAAGGACAGTAAAACCGAGGAGATAATAATTGCCTATGGTGATGTATACTTACCTCACGACATGTATATAGATTTCCTAGAGGAGGAAGGAGAGATTCTAACGTCTGTGGTTGATGACCCTTGGAATTATGGGGTTCTATTGATAGAGGATGGTTTGGTTAAAAAAGTAATAGAAAAACCGCCTAGAGGAGAGGAGCCTAGTAACATGGTTTTCTCGGGTTTACTGAAGATGAGCATGAAAGACACATACATACTCGACAGATTAAAATTATCTCCTAGAGGAGAATACGAGTTAACAGACGCGATAGAAGGTATAGGGCTGGAAAGAGGGTTAAAGCCGTTTACACTTGACAAAGGGTTATGGATGGATATAGGGAGACCTTGGGATTTACTTGAAGCGAACTCGAGAGCAGTTACTGAGTGCGTGGAGCACAATTGCTGGAACTCGGCGAATCACAAACTGAGAGAATCAGACAATGGTGAAGTATTCATTTCACATAAAAAATCAGTTATAGAAAGGAATTCAACAGTTTATGGGCCGGCTATAGTGGAGGCATACGCTCGTCTAAAACCATATGCGTTTATCAGGGATTTCACCTTCCTTTATAGGAAGGCTGTTGCGGGAGCCCATACTGAAATAAAAAACTCTATGCTTCTGGAAAACGCCAAGGTTCCTCATCAAAGCTATATTGGAGACTCCATAATAGGTGAATACTCTAATCTAGGTGCATCTACTCAAACTGCTAATCTAAGATTTGACGACAAGCCTGTCAAAATGACTGTAAAAGATAGAAGAATTTCAACTGGAAGGAGGAAAATGGGTGCTGTTATAGGAGGTTACGTGAAAACGGGAATAGGAGTTCTTATATATCCAGGAGTAAAAATAGGTGCATACAGTCGGATATATCCAGGATGCATAGTCTCGCGCGATATACCTGATAAAACCGTTATGAAATGTAATAGTGGATGGTAAATTGAGTGGTACTATAGGGCTCATATATCTTTCAGAGCTAAGAGTCGCTCTCTCTAGTTTGGCTTTTCATCTACTATCTGAGATGATAGAAGAATATGGTGCTAACGTACATAAAGTGTCTATGGAGAAGGGAGAAATAAAGAACTGGAATAGCAAAACATTCTACCCTGGT encodes:
- a CDS encoding THUMP domain-containing protein, producing the protein MIALCIIIKTPLSMEKTIASLVKETRPYLEAKPSPRGYQGLVLVYGCKKESLEVEVLSMKVLKIERAFIIQTVALADPGRIAEIIVKTVEGKIHMNHCFAVKTVRRGAYSFTSINNAVGITIKGKTDARVNLTKSNVVIRVEIIEESLHDNIPGISSPVEIPG
- a CDS encoding NTP transferase domain-containing protein, giving the protein MSKKAIILAAGKGERLRPLTSTRPKPSIPIGGEPIICKHIRALSSIADSIVIVVSYMKEKLVETVELCKEYSLNPSSILIKFVDQPQELGTGHAVKVGLQEVIKDSKTEEIIIAYGDVYLPHDMYIDFLEEEGEILTSVVDDPWNYGVLLIEDGLVKKVIEKPPRGEEPSNMVFSGLLKMSMKDTYILDRLKLSPRGEYELTDAIEGIGLERGLKPFTLDKGLWMDIGRPWDLLEANSRAVTECVEHNCWNSANHKLRESDNGEVFISHKKSVIERNSTVYGPAIVEAYARLKPYAFIRDFTFLYRKAVAGAHTEIKNSMLLENAKVPHQSYIGDSIIGEYSNLGASTQTANLRFDDKPVKMTVKDRRISTGRRKMGAVIGGYVKTGIGVLIYPGVKIGAYSRIYPGCIVSRDIPDKTVMKCNSGW